A region of Allocoleopsis franciscana PCC 7113 DNA encodes the following proteins:
- a CDS encoding spore photoproduct lyase family protein → MPERVLFTPAALAEPWGQQILSRVQALNLPIEELPRNRLTGLRGSDERETYNNSKRTLAVVTTPPSAFKLSPIPPSADWQFHIAEGCPAHCQYCYLAGSLSGPPVIRVFANLPQILDNLTKYEQAGHRTTYEVSCYTDPLAIEHLTGSLEMCIRHFGTREKGYLRWVSKFDAVDKLLDLPHNSHTRCRMSVNAAPISGRFEGGTASVSARLQALRRLALPRSKGGGSYPVGLVIAPIMPIENWRSHYHRLFDQISEALDFECDLTFELISHRFTPGSKEVLQKWYPHTQLDMDEATRSIKRNKFGGTKYVYNADTMKQLRCFFESEIAKRFSIARVLYWT, encoded by the coding sequence ATGCCTGAGCGTGTCTTATTTACACCTGCTGCATTGGCAGAACCTTGGGGTCAACAAATTTTGTCTCGCGTACAAGCGTTGAATTTGCCGATTGAGGAGCTACCTCGAAACCGCCTCACAGGTCTGCGTGGTTCCGATGAGCGGGAAACTTACAATAACAGTAAGCGTACTCTTGCCGTTGTGACCACACCGCCCAGTGCGTTCAAACTTAGCCCCATTCCACCTTCGGCTGACTGGCAGTTTCACATTGCAGAAGGTTGTCCAGCGCACTGCCAATATTGCTACTTGGCGGGGAGTTTGTCCGGCCCACCCGTTATCCGTGTTTTTGCCAACTTACCCCAGATCTTAGACAATCTGACGAAGTACGAGCAAGCGGGTCACAGGACAACTTACGAGGTGAGTTGCTACACTGACCCCTTAGCGATCGAGCATCTCACGGGCAGTCTGGAGATGTGCATCCGCCATTTTGGGACACGAGAGAAGGGATATCTGCGTTGGGTGTCGAAGTTCGATGCCGTGGATAAACTGCTCGACTTGCCACACAACAGCCATACACGCTGCCGGATGAGCGTCAATGCAGCCCCGATTTCGGGTCGGTTTGAGGGCGGTACAGCATCGGTGAGTGCCCGACTTCAGGCTTTGCGGCGGTTGGCGCTGCCCCGCTCAAAAGGCGGCGGAAGTTACCCGGTGGGTTTAGTGATTGCGCCGATTATGCCCATAGAGAATTGGAGGTCACATTATCATCGCCTGTTTGACCAGATCAGCGAAGCACTTGATTTTGAGTGTGACCTTACTTTTGAGTTAATCTCCCACCGCTTCACACCAGGGTCGAAAGAAGTGCTGCAAAAATGGTATCCTCACACCCAACTGGATATGGATGAGGCAACACGTAGCATCAAGCGCAACAAGTTCGGCGGTACGAAGTATGTTTACAATGCTGACACGATGAAGCAGTTGAGATGCTTCTTTGAGAGTGAGATTGCTAAACGCTTTTCCATTGCTCGTGTTCTGTACTGGACGTAG
- a CDS encoding BRO-N domain-containing protein yields the protein MNSNLGLFNFEGKNIRIFGTPARPLWIAVDTCTALGIKNYRDAVLNLDEDEKDTVFIPDSLGRMRKVLAVTEAGLYALISQSHKAEAKQFKRWINHEILPSVRETGGYSRSEDQNDLMSQLNSIQQQNQQMMTALIASYQQQSVELQRQVSEVQELTKKLHAIDPIREEKLPSIKKLSPPTVEASALSTRAKINRLVREYAVANGLSYREVWRHLYAEFRDRYHVDLRVRARNKKNSKPLDICEDLGLIEQLYAIASEVLLLTSTGELLPMYAQS from the coding sequence ATGAACTCTAACTTAGGTCTCTTCAATTTTGAAGGGAAAAATATACGCATATTTGGTACTCCAGCACGGCCTTTATGGATTGCGGTCGATACATGCACAGCCTTGGGTATTAAAAATTATCGGGATGCCGTCTTAAATTTGGACGAAGATGAAAAAGACACCGTCTTCATCCCCGACTCACTGGGCAGAATGAGAAAAGTTCTAGCTGTTACCGAAGCTGGACTTTATGCCTTGATTAGCCAATCTCATAAGGCTGAAGCCAAACAATTCAAACGTTGGATTAATCATGAGATACTCCCTTCAGTGCGGGAGACAGGCGGCTATTCTCGCTCAGAAGACCAGAATGATTTGATGTCACAGTTGAATTCTATCCAACAGCAGAATCAACAGATGATGACGGCTTTAATCGCATCCTATCAACAGCAGAGTGTGGAACTTCAACGGCAAGTTTCTGAAGTCCAGGAATTAACCAAGAAGCTTCACGCCATCGACCCAATCCGAGAAGAAAAGCTGCCTTCTATCAAGAAACTCAGCCCTCCTACTGTCGAGGCTTCTGCTCTTTCGACTCGCGCTAAAATCAATCGATTAGTACGAGAATATGCCGTTGCCAATGGCTTATCTTATCGTGAGGTATGGCGACACTTGTATGCAGAATTTCGCGATCGCTACCATGTCGATTTAAGGGTTCGTGCCAGAAACAAAAAGAACAGTAAGCCCTTGGATATTTGTGAAGACTTGGGATTGATTGAGCAGCTATATGCCATCGCGTCGGAAGTGCTGTTGTTAACGAGTACAGGGGAACTCCTCCCAATGTATGCCCAGTCTTGA
- a CDS encoding CHAT domain-containing protein, with product MLKNILGLFVFRKPRRDKAINSSLGDCKSRLHEQSPPTRTVEILQGIWNKLFWYKRKTTKTVFVLLFITTFCFVQTFPWLLGKTLPVVAQTPAAVTNTQQTTNPEALVEEAKKLYREQQFPEALTRLQQAADAFAARKDLLNQAMSLDLQGQVYLAQGQPAIAVECFSTAASLYERGKDQTGEVKSRINQAQAFRKAGFYRRALDILEQLKENLPKEIEPQLKAIVLRSLGITQRLIGDLNEAQQNIEESLKIAESLPSSEQKEHVSSAYLVLGNIAKDKSKTAKERGEISAVEQPFQEAIAYYQKAAETATTPIAKIEAQLNELSLFGDQDKPFTDAERELLGQVRETIDQLPLAHTAVHARINWARMVMEPKNEAKVSTQDITRQLTIALEQARKLQDTRSQSYALGQLGELYQQLGQLEQAEKNTKQALAIAQSLGAGDITYRWQWQLGQILKQQGKSEGAIASYGAAVKNLESIRSDLVKLNPDAQFSFRDSVEPVYREYAGLLLQSKNPEDLKNARTAIESLQQAELVNFLRENCITSKPESVDKILAEADQKAALIYPIVLQDSLEVVVTLPGNQLRHITIPQPRGEVQGIFTRLRQSIIREGDGVRGAEPIIVYKPGAERDRYLELAQQVYNWLIRPFEQDITASGIETLVFVLDAPLLNLPLAILHDGEKFLVEKYAIAQTPGLQLLDAKPLVRGQLTALKAGLSEAKEEKIGNPPKTLQFQALENVKLELKGIQSEIPGELILDEEFTNAKIQRAIESTPFPIVHLATHGLFSSNTEETFILTSDGPLNIDQLKQLLQGREEDSKKAIELLVLSACETAVGDERAALGLAGVAVKAGARSTLATLWQVDDESTSKLMIQFYKELKDTQVSKAKALRQAQLWLMQQDNQYKNPYYWAPFILVGNWL from the coding sequence ATGTTGAAAAATATTCTTGGTTTATTTGTTTTTAGAAAACCGCGAAGAGATAAAGCAATAAACTCTAGTCTGGGCGACTGTAAGTCGCGCCTACACGAACAAAGTCCGCCGACGCGGACTGTTGAAATATTACAAGGGATTTGGAATAAACTCTTTTGGTATAAACGAAAAACGACAAAAACAGTTTTTGTTTTACTCTTTATTACAACTTTTTGTTTCGTCCAAACCTTTCCGTGGCTATTAGGAAAAACTCTGCCAGTTGTTGCCCAGACACCTGCGGCAGTAACCAATACCCAACAGACAACGAATCCAGAAGCCCTAGTAGAGGAAGCGAAAAAACTCTACCGAGAACAACAGTTCCCAGAAGCCTTAACCCGTTTACAACAAGCGGCTGATGCCTTTGCTGCGAGAAAAGATTTACTCAATCAAGCGATGAGCCTTGACCTTCAGGGGCAAGTTTACCTCGCTCAAGGACAACCGGCAATAGCTGTAGAATGCTTCTCAACGGCGGCGTCCCTGTATGAGCGAGGAAAAGACCAAACAGGCGAAGTCAAAAGTCGAATTAATCAAGCCCAGGCATTTCGTAAAGCGGGATTTTATCGCCGTGCATTGGACATTCTTGAACAGCTAAAGGAAAATCTGCCTAAGGAAATTGAACCCCAGCTTAAAGCAATTGTCTTACGAAGTTTAGGGATTACTCAACGATTAATTGGTGATTTGAATGAAGCGCAACAGAATATAGAGGAAAGTTTGAAGATTGCTGAAAGCTTACCCTCATCAGAACAAAAAGAACATGTTAGCTCTGCTTACTTGGTGCTAGGAAATATTGCTAAAGACAAAAGTAAAACAGCTAAAGAACGAGGTGAAATAAGCGCAGTCGAGCAGCCCTTTCAAGAGGCGATCGCTTATTACCAAAAAGCAGCAGAAACAGCGACGACACCAATCGCCAAAATAGAGGCTCAACTTAATGAACTGAGCTTATTTGGCGATCAAGACAAACCCTTCACCGATGCAGAGCGGGAGTTATTAGGGCAAGTTCGAGAAACAATTGATCAATTACCTCTTGCTCATACAGCCGTACATGCTCGAATTAACTGGGCACGGATGGTAATGGAACCGAAAAATGAGGCAAAGGTTAGTACTCAAGATATTACCCGACAACTGACGATCGCACTTGAACAAGCCCGAAAACTTCAAGACACCCGTTCCCAATCCTACGCCTTAGGACAGTTGGGAGAACTTTACCAACAGTTAGGGCAGTTAGAGCAAGCAGAGAAAAACACAAAACAAGCATTAGCGATCGCACAATCCCTCGGTGCAGGTGATATTACCTATCGCTGGCAATGGCAATTGGGACAAATTCTCAAACAACAGGGAAAATCGGAAGGTGCGATCGCATCTTACGGTGCGGCGGTTAAAAATCTTGAATCAATTCGTAGTGATTTGGTTAAGCTTAACCCTGATGCTCAATTCTCTTTCCGAGATAGCGTTGAACCGGTTTATCGAGAGTATGCGGGGCTATTGTTGCAATCCAAAAATCCCGAAGATTTGAAGAATGCTCGTACAGCGATTGAATCCCTTCAGCAAGCCGAACTCGTCAATTTCCTGCGAGAAAATTGTATAACCTCTAAGCCCGAATCGGTTGATAAAATTCTGGCTGAGGCTGACCAAAAAGCGGCGCTAATTTACCCCATTGTTTTGCAAGATAGCTTAGAAGTTGTGGTAACGCTGCCGGGGAATCAGTTGAGACACATTACGATTCCCCAACCACGAGGTGAAGTTCAAGGCATCTTTACTCGACTGCGGCAATCGATTATTCGTGAGGGAGACGGAGTTCGGGGCGCTGAACCCATAATTGTCTACAAGCCTGGTGCTGAGCGGGATCGATATTTAGAACTGGCTCAACAGGTCTACAACTGGCTCATCCGGCCTTTTGAGCAGGATATCACAGCCAGTGGAATCGAAACCCTTGTCTTCGTCCTAGATGCTCCCCTGTTGAACCTGCCACTGGCTATCCTTCACGACGGTGAGAAGTTTTTGGTGGAAAAATATGCGATCGCTCAGACTCCAGGACTGCAACTTTTAGATGCCAAACCTTTAGTAAGGGGGCAACTTACAGCGCTTAAGGCTGGACTGTCTGAAGCCAAAGAAGAAAAAATAGGAAACCCCCCAAAAACATTGCAATTTCAAGCACTGGAAAATGTAAAGCTGGAATTAAAAGGAATCCAGTCAGAGATACCCGGTGAACTCATCCTCGACGAAGAATTTACCAACGCTAAAATTCAACGAGCCATTGAATCAACTCCTTTCCCCATTGTTCATCTGGCAACTCATGGTTTGTTTAGTTCTAATACTGAAGAAACCTTCATTCTCACTTCAGATGGCCCTCTCAACATTGACCAACTCAAGCAACTGCTGCAAGGTAGAGAAGAAGATAGCAAAAAAGCCATTGAGTTACTCGTACTCAGTGCTTGTGAGACAGCCGTTGGCGATGAGCGAGCCGCGCTAGGATTAGCGGGAGTAGCGGTCAAAGCTGGAGCACGCAGTACCTTGGCAACCTTGTGGCAAGTCGATGATGAAAGCACATCTAAATTAATGATTCAGTTTTATAAGGAGTTGAAAGACACGCAAGTTAGCAAAGCCAAAGCTCTGCGCCAAGCTCAACTTTGGCTCATGCAGCAGGATAATCAGTACAAAAATCCTTACTACTGGGCACCTTTCATTTTGGTCGGAAATTGGCTTTAA
- a CDS encoding L-histidine N(alpha)-methyltransferase, with protein MTKKIDSNSQLPLSTSTAGCRIAQPSSEFYSIFSQEEILGIIDALELRREIPLKYSYKGRGGKIWDNFYLKYITPRWYRASSTEIDLLKENFECINDYAQNCQKVNIVDVGAGNSYPVKEFVTRLNKLGRMNKYIALDISEELLRVSRENFKKWFPKIDFSSYQIDIENNFLAKILLEDQANLEPEHTAQIFFHLGVTMGNHQNRAGVFRNFRDSMNKNDLLIFTNEIGSSSQWDGRARGGLKYHVEPVYSWIKNELGIRAEDCELVRKYDDKIDSIVATIKLHHPYTLNFSFGKIDKSVEMAEGEEITIWRQHKYELPELQQDIERSGLQIVHYSTDKYLSNVMVICEVASH; from the coding sequence ATGACTAAAAAAATCGATAGCAATTCCCAACTTCCTTTATCAACATCAACGGCTGGCTGTCGCATCGCTCAACCCAGTTCTGAGTTTTACTCAATTTTTTCGCAAGAAGAAATTTTAGGGATAATTGATGCTTTGGAACTTCGGCGAGAAATTCCTTTAAAATATTCTTACAAAGGTAGAGGGGGTAAAATTTGGGATAATTTTTACCTAAAATATATTACGCCTAGATGGTATAGAGCATCTAGTACTGAAATTGACCTTTTAAAAGAGAATTTTGAATGCATTAACGATTATGCCCAAAATTGTCAAAAGGTCAATATTGTAGATGTAGGCGCCGGAAATTCATATCCCGTAAAAGAATTTGTTACTAGACTTAACAAATTGGGTCGAATGAATAAATATATAGCATTAGATATTAGCGAAGAATTGCTGCGCGTCTCTAGAGAAAACTTTAAAAAATGGTTTCCTAAAATCGACTTTTCAAGCTATCAAATTGATATAGAAAATAATTTTTTGGCAAAAATATTATTAGAAGATCAAGCTAACCTTGAACCGGAACATACAGCCCAAATTTTCTTCCATTTAGGTGTAACCATGGGCAATCATCAAAATAGAGCTGGAGTATTCAGAAACTTTAGGGACAGCATGAACAAGAATGATTTATTGATATTCACTAATGAAATTGGTTCTAGTTCTCAATGGGATGGCAGAGCTAGAGGGGGTCTTAAATATCATGTAGAACCTGTGTATAGCTGGATTAAAAACGAGCTTGGGATTAGAGCAGAAGATTGTGAGTTGGTAAGGAAGTATGATGATAAAATAGATAGTATAGTTGCCACTATAAAACTCCATCATCCTTATACTCTAAATTTCAGTTTTGGAAAAATAGATAAGAGTGTAGAAATGGCGGAAGGTGAAGAGATTACGATTTGGAGACAGCATAAGTATGAACTACCTGAACTTCAACAAGATATAGAACGATCTGGGCTGCAAATCGTTCACTACAGTACTGACAAATACTTATCCAATGTGATGGTGATTTGTGAGGTTGCCAGCCACTAG